A portion of the Mycobacterium paraseoulense genome contains these proteins:
- a CDS encoding FKBP-type peptidyl-prolyl cis-trans isomerase, translating into MTAVKSSLVYSSVAACVAATVLAIAASDHAAAAGSCPTAPPQGGGTPEWTLTGATGSVAVTGSTDTTAPRIDVTAPFSVTQTQVHTLHAGDGPVVPGTATVSVCYMGVNGRDGSVFDSSYQRGAPIDFPLNGVVPGFQKAIAGQKVGSTVAVAMTSADGYPNGQPSAGIRPGDSLVFAIKILSASG; encoded by the coding sequence GTGACGGCCGTGAAGTCCTCCCTGGTGTATTCCTCCGTCGCGGCTTGTGTCGCGGCAACCGTCCTGGCGATTGCCGCGTCGGACCACGCAGCGGCGGCCGGTTCGTGCCCAACCGCGCCACCGCAAGGCGGTGGAACGCCGGAGTGGACCCTGACCGGGGCCACCGGCAGCGTCGCGGTCACCGGATCCACGGATACGACAGCGCCGCGCATCGACGTGACGGCACCGTTCAGCGTGACCCAGACCCAGGTGCATACGCTGCATGCCGGAGACGGACCGGTGGTCCCCGGCACGGCGACGGTTTCCGTCTGCTACATGGGCGTCAACGGACGTGACGGGTCCGTGTTCGACAGCAGCTACCAGCGGGGCGCCCCGATCGACTTCCCGCTCAACGGTGTTGTGCCGGGCTTCCAGAAGGCGATCGCGGGACAAAAGGTCGGGTCCACGGTCGCCGTCGCGATGACCTCGGCGGATGGCTATCCCAACGGTCAGCCCAGCGCTGGGATACGGCCGGGCGACTCGCTTGTTTTCGCGATCAAGATCCTGAGCGCCTCGGGCTAG